A DNA window from Leptospira selangorensis contains the following coding sequences:
- a CDS encoding hybrid sensor histidine kinase/response regulator, producing the protein MTNAGIEKKDVRQSEGRTKKNILLVGTDPERTELITKICEDVGLTVFYFPILEDLKIDRDFGIVYSELDISQFETLARKFSAAKRSPSFILGLDNPDTKTIVKAVRLGALDCINIKDTSPKEIKETLRHIKENWELDLLQDNLETERFNKIQGDLDWNSFRKDLIRKDLQTKSAYLISNIRTSLSQGSGFGALVSAIGLIRKKAKQNGTHYEVPATLIDLLLSNAETANRIIEIFNEMDYFIHNAQIKEEYSISQIHNLFRKEIQNVYELARFKKLHIKICEDKYVSSRAIVGIHEESFKKAVEELLLNAIKFSEPETTIYVLFTLKKRKLLISVLNSPKTEGGSQKGIPNEESEFVFQPFARLTKYVHEDIPTLDYGLGLPLVEKIVSNHEGKISTFNVTSFLDEEEETMVLMEMDLPISQKF; encoded by the coding sequence ATGACGAACGCTGGAATAGAAAAAAAGGATGTTCGGCAATCAGAAGGCCGGACTAAAAAAAATATTTTGTTAGTCGGGACCGACCCTGAAAGAACGGAACTGATTACCAAAATTTGCGAAGATGTTGGTCTTACGGTTTTTTATTTTCCTATATTGGAAGATCTGAAAATCGATAGGGACTTCGGGATCGTTTATTCCGAATTAGATATCTCTCAATTCGAAACATTGGCACGAAAGTTTTCCGCAGCCAAAAGGTCCCCTTCTTTCATCTTGGGTCTGGATAACCCGGATACTAAAACTATAGTCAAGGCAGTACGTTTAGGAGCCTTAGACTGTATCAACATTAAGGATACTTCTCCCAAAGAGATCAAGGAGACTCTCAGGCATATTAAAGAAAACTGGGAATTGGATCTTCTACAGGATAATCTAGAAACGGAAAGATTTAATAAGATCCAGGGAGACTTGGATTGGAATTCATTTCGTAAGGATCTGATCCGAAAAGATTTACAGACAAAAAGTGCCTATCTAATCTCGAATATTAGAACTTCTTTAAGTCAGGGTTCCGGTTTCGGGGCGTTGGTATCTGCGATCGGGCTTATACGCAAAAAAGCCAAGCAGAATGGTACTCATTATGAGGTTCCGGCTACTTTGATCGATCTGCTATTATCCAATGCGGAAACCGCAAATAGGATCATAGAAATTTTTAACGAAATGGATTATTTCATCCATAACGCCCAAATTAAGGAAGAATATTCCATTTCTCAGATACACAATCTATTTAGGAAGGAAATACAGAACGTATACGAACTTGCAAGATTCAAAAAACTTCATATTAAGATCTGCGAAGATAAGTATGTAAGTTCCAGAGCAATCGTAGGTATCCATGAAGAAAGTTTCAAAAAAGCAGTCGAAGAACTGCTTCTGAATGCGATCAAATTTTCGGAACCTGAAACAACGATCTACGTATTATTCACTCTGAAAAAAAGAAAACTTTTGATCTCTGTTTTAAATTCTCCAAAGACAGAGGGCGGAAGTCAAAAAGGTATCCCGAATGAAGAATCGGAGTTTGTATTCCAACCATTTGCAAGGCTGACCAAATACGTACACGAGGATATTCCTACCTTGGATTATGGATTAGGTTTGCCTTTGGTGGAAAAAATAGTCTCGAACCATGAAGGAAAAATTTCCACATTCAATGTAACAAGTTTTTTGGATGAGGAAGAAGAAACGATGGTCCTAATGGAAATGGATCTACCTATTTCTCAAAAATTTTAG
- a CDS encoding hybrid sensor histidine kinase/response regulator — protein sequence MNEIPEDIRIFIKFFENSDGTSIYVNHLLRDENGKIRDIKLHYLNEQGAKLLQMEKTQLIGKNYTEIRPGELESNPDISGFMESVSKKGSEWRGIRQSAISKKFYDSTVICPKDDWVISIAKDLNQEIKEKDIFREAAYRNEDAVYYLEPIFDEKGHITDFLYKDLNPAAESEIGMPKEIAIGKNLCKLFPQNLELGTFELYKNVYLTQHAEKREYEIKDSQGNPGFYLLQISRVYEGLLISNKNITEIRNVENQLRIQKEQLEFTYLASNDGYWDYNVKTEQLFLSERWKTMLGFTDQEISSDDPHVWRKLVHPKDLRIALSAFQRHQEEGTARFDKVLRFKTKSGEYMFIRSRALIIEDENGQPARIVGTHTDISAAKQTEIALEKAKEKAEQADKAKSEFLGMISHEMRTPLNGIFGMANLLENSELNLEQKEYLKDLSDSTEILSRLIDDLLQIITLDSTKIEIKEEAFEIKTFIDLIRILVEPKAFEKNIEFKIIVSEKFPKVIVGDRTRIEQVLLNLITNSIKFTDKGSVTLSLDLKGNDSILFKVKDTGIGIKEEARQRIFEAFHQEDLADTRKYKGVGLGLYIVKRLTSKMKGDVHLNSEPGLGSEFSIILPLKTEAEAPFNPAQIQSETVPTFSSSSVLIVDDNEINVKILAKHLSKTGIQSDSALSGKEALKLLDTNTKKYDLILLDLQMPEMDGYHTADAIHALNSSNAKTPIVAVTASSFSEAYEKCTQHGIEGFIGKPFQPKQLYKVLTDFL from the coding sequence ATGAACGAGATCCCTGAAGACATTCGCATATTCATTAAGTTTTTTGAAAATTCGGACGGGACTTCTATATACGTGAACCATCTTCTTAGAGACGAAAATGGTAAAATCAGAGATATAAAATTACACTATCTCAATGAGCAGGGTGCGAAACTTCTTCAAATGGAGAAGACCCAGCTTATAGGTAAAAATTACACCGAGATCAGACCTGGAGAACTCGAAAGTAATCCTGACATCAGCGGATTTATGGAATCCGTCAGCAAAAAGGGTTCGGAATGGAGAGGTATACGTCAATCTGCAATCTCTAAAAAATTTTATGACTCCACTGTTATCTGTCCAAAAGATGATTGGGTCATTTCCATTGCAAAAGACTTAAACCAAGAGATTAAAGAGAAAGATATTTTTAGAGAGGCCGCATACAGAAATGAGGATGCGGTTTATTATCTAGAACCAATTTTCGATGAGAAAGGACATATTACAGACTTCTTATATAAAGATTTAAATCCCGCGGCAGAATCGGAAATAGGAATGCCGAAAGAGATCGCAATCGGCAAGAACTTATGCAAACTATTCCCACAAAATCTGGAATTGGGCACATTTGAACTATATAAGAACGTATATCTCACCCAGCATGCGGAGAAGAGGGAATACGAGATCAAAGATTCTCAAGGAAACCCAGGTTTTTATCTACTTCAAATCAGTAGAGTATATGAAGGGCTTCTTATTAGTAATAAGAATATTACGGAAATTCGAAATGTAGAGAATCAGCTAAGGATCCAAAAAGAACAATTAGAATTCACATATCTGGCATCCAATGACGGATACTGGGATTATAATGTGAAGACTGAACAACTTTTTCTTTCTGAAAGATGGAAAACGATGTTGGGCTTTACGGATCAAGAGATCTCATCCGATGATCCTCATGTTTGGAGAAAATTAGTACATCCTAAGGATTTAAGAATTGCACTTTCTGCATTCCAAAGACACCAGGAAGAAGGAACAGCAAGATTCGATAAGGTTTTAAGATTTAAAACAAAATCGGGAGAATATATGTTCATTCGTTCCCGAGCTTTGATCATTGAAGACGAAAATGGACAACCTGCACGTATTGTAGGAACTCATACGGACATATCCGCTGCAAAACAAACCGAAATAGCTTTGGAAAAAGCAAAAGAAAAAGCAGAACAAGCAGATAAGGCGAAATCCGAATTTTTAGGAATGATCTCTCATGAAATGAGAACCCCGTTGAACGGGATATTCGGAATGGCAAATCTCTTAGAGAACTCCGAATTAAACCTGGAACAAAAAGAATATCTGAAAGATCTTTCCGATTCGACCGAGATCCTATCCAGATTGATAGATGATCTATTACAAATAATCACTTTAGATTCTACAAAAATCGAAATCAAAGAAGAAGCATTCGAGATCAAAACATTTATCGACCTCATCCGTATATTAGTAGAACCTAAAGCTTTTGAGAAGAATATAGAATTCAAGATCATCGTTTCCGAAAAATTCCCAAAAGTGATCGTGGGAGATAGAACTAGGATTGAGCAGGTCTTGCTTAACTTGATCACAAACTCAATCAAATTTACGGACAAGGGTTCAGTCACACTTTCTTTGGATCTAAAAGGAAATGATTCTATTCTATTCAAAGTAAAAGATACAGGCATAGGAATTAAAGAAGAAGCAAGACAAAGGATCTTTGAAGCTTTTCACCAGGAGGATTTGGCGGACACTCGCAAGTATAAAGGAGTAGGACTTGGACTCTATATAGTTAAAAGACTAACTTCTAAAATGAAAGGTGATGTTCATTTGAATTCAGAACCGGGACTTGGTTCGGAATTTTCCATAATTCTTCCTTTAAAAACGGAAGCGGAAGCACCTTTTAATCCGGCTCAGATCCAATCAGAAACAGTTCCTACATTCTCTTCAAGTTCGGTTCTTATCGTAGATGATAACGAGATTAATGTGAAGATCCTAGCCAAACATTTGAGTAAAACAGGAATACAATCCGACTCTGCATTAAGCGGCAAAGAAGCATTAAAACTTTTAGATACGAATACGAAAAAATACGATCTGATACTATTGGATCTACAAATGCCTGAGATGGACGGATATCATACTGCGGATGCAATACATGCTTTAAATTCTTCTAATGCAAAAACTCCTATCGTTGCAGTCACAGCTAGTTCCTTTTCGGAAGCGTATGAAAAATGCACTCAACATGGAATAGAAGGTTTTATCGGCAAACCATTCCAACCAAAACAATTGTATAAAGTTCTTACCGATTTTCTCTAA
- a CDS encoding chemotaxis protein CheW translates to MAENEIDLLLEEDEADDEDTLENKFLVFSLADREYGLEIKYIIEIIGMQPITEVPDMPAFIKGVTNLRGKVVPLIDVRLRFHMESIPYTEKTCVIILNIEGESLGLIVDTVREVVSIPSENTEPAPKMGDGEANRFIASFGKVEDSVKILLDVRKLLRDDELEVLHDKLPEAGTPA, encoded by the coding sequence ATGGCAGAAAACGAAATAGATCTTCTATTGGAAGAAGATGAAGCGGATGATGAAGATACACTAGAGAATAAATTTTTAGTCTTTTCACTGGCCGACAGAGAATATGGATTAGAGATCAAATATATCATCGAGATTATCGGGATGCAACCTATCACGGAAGTCCCGGATATGCCCGCCTTTATCAAAGGAGTGACCAATCTCCGGGGAAAAGTAGTTCCACTAATTGATGTTAGGTTAAGATTCCACATGGAATCCATTCCTTATACCGAAAAAACCTGCGTAATCATCTTAAACATAGAAGGAGAAAGCCTTGGACTCATCGTGGATACTGTCCGCGAAGTGGTAAGTATTCCTTCTGAAAACACCGAACCCGCCCCGAAGATGGGAGACGGAGAAGCAAACCGTTTTATCGCCTCCTTTGGAAAAGTGGAAGATTCCGTCAAAATCCTACTCGATGTTCGTAAACTTCTGAGAGACGACGAGTTGGAAGTCCTACATGACAAACTTCCCGAAGCTGGAACTCCAGCTTAA
- a CDS encoding chemotaxis protein CheD, translating into MESNRVIEEEKEIPSVFVNVGECLFSQTPVAMKTLLGSCVSVCLFDPFNRFGGMNHILLPGKSGVDDSARFGINAMELLINEFVKKGIPRSRLQAKIIGGGKVLRLGSKGVPIGEKNVEFVKEFLRSEEISVSGEETGGQYYRNLRFFTHTFEVFVKRVQIDLEKNMIEKNEAAYLDKIRENMRKKTPTTFF; encoded by the coding sequence TTGGAATCAAATAGAGTCATTGAAGAAGAGAAGGAGATCCCGTCGGTGTTTGTTAACGTAGGAGAATGTTTATTTTCCCAAACTCCTGTCGCGATGAAGACTCTCTTAGGATCCTGCGTATCAGTATGCTTATTCGATCCGTTCAATAGATTCGGCGGGATGAACCATATACTTCTCCCAGGAAAATCGGGCGTAGATGATTCTGCAAGGTTCGGGATCAACGCTATGGAATTATTGATCAATGAATTCGTGAAGAAAGGAATTCCCAGAAGTCGTTTGCAAGCGAAGATCATCGGCGGAGGAAAGGTCTTAAGACTAGGCTCTAAAGGTGTTCCGATTGGCGAAAAAAACGTAGAGTTCGTGAAAGAATTTTTAAGATCGGAAGAAATTTCTGTTTCCGGAGAAGAAACCGGAGGCCAATATTATAGAAATCTACGTTTTTTCACTCATACTTTCGAAGTGTTTGTAAAACGTGTACAGATCGATCTAGAGAAAAATATGATCGAGAAAAACGAAGCGGCTTATTTGGACAAAATACGGGAGAATATGCGGAAAAAAACGCCGACCACTTTCTTTTAA
- a CDS encoding acetyl-CoA C-acetyltransferase: MSNAYVIDAVRTPRGKGKKRGTLASVHPQELSASTLLAIQERNGLKPEVVEEVVLGCVSQVDDQAACIARYAVMAAQWPNSVPGYTVNRFCGSGLQAVNNIANHVQSGAMAVGLGGGVESMSRVKMGADLGDRDFNIGNPNIQKHYNLVPQGISADLIATKYNISREEADKFAESSQLKADKAIKEGAFKKSIIPVKLEDGTVVDTDENPRIESDYAFLSGLGAVFKTVGERELDAIALKSYPDVGKINHIHTLGNSSGIVDGAASVLIANDEGIKKYGLKPRAKILSTVATGEDPTIMLTGPVSASKKALQMAGLKVEDIDLWEINEAFASVVLYTQKTLGIPLEKINVNGGAIALGHPLGATGAILLGTALDELERRNKRYALITLCIGGGMGIATVIERI, from the coding sequence ATGTCCAACGCATATGTAATAGATGCGGTTCGCACCCCAAGAGGGAAAGGTAAAAAAAGAGGAACTCTTGCCTCAGTTCACCCACAAGAACTTTCTGCTTCTACTCTATTAGCAATCCAAGAAAGAAACGGATTAAAACCAGAAGTTGTAGAAGAAGTTGTATTAGGTTGTGTCTCCCAAGTGGATGACCAAGCTGCATGTATCGCCCGTTATGCGGTCATGGCTGCACAATGGCCAAATTCAGTTCCGGGGTATACAGTAAACCGTTTCTGCGGATCCGGATTACAAGCAGTGAATAATATCGCAAACCATGTTCAGTCAGGAGCTATGGCAGTAGGTTTAGGCGGTGGAGTAGAATCCATGAGTCGTGTAAAAATGGGAGCAGATCTAGGCGACAGGGATTTTAATATAGGAAATCCTAATATACAAAAACATTATAATCTTGTTCCTCAAGGAATTTCCGCGGACCTTATCGCAACCAAATATAATATTAGTAGAGAAGAAGCGGACAAATTCGCAGAGTCTTCTCAATTGAAAGCTGACAAAGCGATCAAAGAAGGCGCATTCAAAAAATCAATTATTCCGGTAAAATTAGAAGATGGAACCGTAGTAGATACTGATGAAAACCCTCGTATCGAATCCGATTACGCATTTCTTTCCGGTTTAGGTGCAGTTTTCAAAACAGTTGGGGAAAGAGAATTAGATGCGATCGCGTTAAAATCCTATCCTGATGTGGGAAAAATAAACCATATCCACACACTTGGAAATTCTTCCGGGATCGTGGACGGTGCCGCTTCCGTTCTGATCGCCAACGACGAAGGGATTAAAAAATACGGATTAAAACCTAGAGCGAAAATACTCTCTACAGTAGCTACCGGAGAAGACCCAACCATCATGTTGACCGGGCCTGTTTCCGCTTCCAAAAAAGCGCTCCAAATGGCAGGACTAAAAGTAGAAGATATCGATCTTTGGGAGATAAATGAGGCATTCGCATCAGTGGTTCTTTACACTCAAAAAACCTTGGGAATTCCTCTGGAAAAGATCAACGTAAACGGAGGAGCAATCGCTTTAGGGCACCCGCTGGGAGCAACCGGAGCTATCCTTCTCGGAACCGCATTAGACGAATTAGAAAGAAGAAATAAACGTTACGCACTCATTACTCTCTGTATCGGCGGAGGAATGGGTATCGCAACCGTAATCGAAAGAATTTAA
- a CDS encoding TolC family protein: MGGNKIYYKCFPLDVMKHKQNQSIIRNILGLGIFLSALSISGDTRDDLEKEGVWTTTSLIRYSLENSVQARMSRLDLENSEYDWEKENGKYNFIGTLTANTQKTNNLPLPQYTLQGREITSNTLSAGLSKVFNTGTTASLTVSDNRYETDAGKRPEQQGTIAQQFAQPSLHFANLGFTLKQELLKNIFGYQQRRSLEISRRSSAVRRLDAMNTLSRSVVQSLLSFWNLSLADENLKTAELLVKSVKNVKDITSSKVRMGVAEDYESGQWNALLITAENQLRQAKLEKDRVRRDLLVSLGKDPETKVNFALVLDDSLPSLGAEEAETEEAFKHRYDFKSLALQKQNAGAALEIAKNGLLPSLYVSGTYNSREYDRNFPQSFDGIGNGRFTQNSAEIKMDYPLGNDTARAEFRNSQTQSRKMDLLLEQTKEQVKTDVRQGLQKINTTYEILEESKKNLSQAEKFYSGILPRYRYGRATSVNVKNALDLVAQARYGLMQAKVNYNSALVQYELSKGTLFRKYGMDAEEVLNQNTGDQK; the protein is encoded by the coding sequence ATGGGCGGAAACAAAATATACTATAAATGTTTCCCGTTGGATGTTATGAAACACAAACAGAATCAATCAATCATTCGCAACATTTTAGGCTTAGGCATTTTCTTAAGCGCTCTTTCTATTTCCGGAGACACAAGGGACGATCTGGAGAAGGAAGGAGTTTGGACGACTACTTCTCTTATTCGTTACTCTTTAGAGAACTCGGTTCAGGCAAGGATGAGCCGACTGGATTTAGAAAACTCTGAGTATGATTGGGAGAAAGAGAACGGTAAATACAATTTTATCGGGACCTTAACCGCCAATACTCAAAAGACGAATAACTTACCTCTTCCTCAATACACCTTGCAAGGTAGAGAGATCACAAGTAATACGCTCTCCGCGGGTTTATCAAAAGTTTTTAATACAGGGACCACAGCGAGTTTAACGGTTTCAGACAACCGTTACGAAACGGATGCGGGAAAAAGGCCGGAGCAACAAGGAACAATCGCACAACAATTCGCTCAGCCAAGTCTTCACTTTGCAAATCTTGGTTTTACTCTCAAGCAGGAGTTATTGAAAAATATTTTCGGATACCAACAAAGAAGATCCTTGGAGATCAGTAGGAGAAGTTCCGCAGTTCGAAGATTGGATGCGATGAACACTCTTTCCAGATCGGTAGTCCAGTCTTTATTATCTTTTTGGAATTTATCCTTAGCGGACGAAAATCTTAAAACTGCAGAGCTTCTGGTAAAAAGTGTGAAGAATGTAAAAGATATTACTTCTTCCAAGGTCCGTATGGGAGTGGCAGAAGATTACGAATCTGGGCAATGGAATGCACTTTTAATAACTGCAGAGAACCAGCTCAGACAAGCAAAATTGGAAAAGGATAGAGTTCGAAGAGACTTACTTGTTTCTCTTGGAAAAGATCCCGAAACCAAAGTGAATTTTGCCTTGGTTTTGGATGACTCCCTTCCTTCTCTCGGTGCAGAAGAGGCAGAAACGGAAGAAGCCTTTAAACATAGATACGATTTCAAAAGTCTTGCATTACAAAAACAGAATGCGGGAGCCGCTTTGGAAATCGCTAAAAACGGGCTTTTGCCTTCTCTTTATGTGAGTGGAACTTATAATTCGAGAGAGTATGATCGTAATTTCCCTCAAAGTTTCGACGGGATCGGAAACGGAAGATTTACCCAGAATTCCGCTGAGATCAAAATGGATTATCCTCTAGGCAACGATACCGCAAGAGCGGAATTTAGGAATTCACAAACACAAAGTAGGAAGATGGATCTTCTTTTGGAACAAACAAAAGAGCAGGTCAAAACCGACGTAAGACAAGGGTTACAAAAGATAAACACTACTTACGAGATCTTAGAAGAATCTAAGAAGAATCTCTCTCAAGCGGAGAAGTTTTACTCGGGCATTCTGCCCAGATACAGATACGGAAGAGCCACATCCGTAAATGTTAAGAACGCATTGGACTTAGTAGCTCAAGCTAGATACGGACTGATGCAGGCAAAAGTGAATTATAACTCGGCGCTAGTACAATACGAGCTCTCTAAGGGAACACTATTTCGCAAATACGGAATGGATGCCGAAGAAGTTCTGAACCAAAACACCGGAGACCAAAAATGA
- a CDS encoding YheT family hydrolase: MIRKSVGMETLRPFKPPFHLRHPFVQTVLASLMRQNTPDHPMDKAASPVVINAGKGVRLLGHYSKSPQNKALLVLIHGWEGSMDSNYIQRTSRRFYDKGISIFRLNLRDHGNTHHLNPEPFNGSLIRETYEAVRKVAKEFGHKLPVYLGGFSMGGNFTIRVAREHSRNKQSIPNLKHCIAVSPPLHPKSATEMMDSKLIIGKYFLDKWRQSLSKKNVHFPDLHPYQNIMKGKSVMEMTDRIVASSSEFKDTDDYFNSYTLGPKDFEKLKVDLTIVTSADDPIIRPDEFKEIPKSSKLRIFIQKYGGHNGFYENLKGDCWYFRVFDKVIFG, translated from the coding sequence CTGATCCGGAAAAGTGTCGGCATGGAGACCCTTCGTCCCTTCAAACCTCCCTTTCATTTAAGACATCCTTTTGTTCAAACAGTCTTAGCTTCTTTAATGAGGCAGAATACTCCGGATCATCCTATGGACAAGGCGGCCTCCCCCGTTGTAATAAATGCAGGTAAAGGTGTTCGATTATTAGGTCATTATTCCAAATCCCCACAAAACAAAGCCCTGCTCGTGCTGATACACGGTTGGGAAGGAAGTATGGACTCCAATTATATCCAAAGAACTTCCAGACGATTTTATGATAAGGGAATCTCTATCTTCAGACTTAACTTAAGAGATCATGGGAACACTCACCATCTGAATCCTGAACCGTTTAACGGAAGTTTAATACGAGAAACCTACGAAGCCGTTCGCAAAGTTGCAAAAGAATTCGGACATAAACTTCCTGTATACCTGGGCGGGTTCTCTATGGGTGGAAATTTTACGATCAGAGTGGCAAGAGAACATTCTCGAAATAAACAAAGTATCCCGAATTTAAAACATTGTATCGCTGTCAGTCCTCCACTTCATCCGAAGTCTGCCACCGAAATGATGGATTCTAAACTGATTATAGGAAAATATTTCTTAGATAAATGGAGACAATCCCTATCTAAGAAGAATGTACATTTCCCCGATCTACATCCTTATCAGAATATCATGAAAGGAAAATCGGTTATGGAAATGACTGATAGGATAGTTGCATCTTCCTCAGAATTCAAAGACACTGATGATTATTTTAATTCTTATACATTGGGACCGAAGGATTTCGAAAAACTAAAAGTGGATCTGACTATAGTCACATCTGCAGACGATCCAATCATACGTCCCGACGAATTCAAAGAGATCCCTAAAAGTTCCAAGCTTAGAATATTCATTCAAAAGTACGGAGGCCATAACGGATTTTATGAAAACTTAAAAGGAGACTGTTGGTATTTCAGAGTCTTCGATAAAGTTATATTCGGATAA
- a CDS encoding sensor histidine kinase — protein sequence MDSLVRNLLSPAILTEENGKILESNDKFAELIGKELDATFDYHDWIHPVDREHEASLWEKDPSLKHYEMIKRLKNTDEIYLAYHTVTSKTTDGKLLTLFLPMETKLPSDFKNISIHPTGESVKKAEIEIYRKALEIFDWKQSLKDRYSSTAWMDSAIKQINITLMQGTGVGSLMSVLSMILSKAKKKEGAEFVEIRSNLFDLLQDGVASASRFTKFLSSAQALFEESETPEEIGTVAEFVDILREVIDDIRPSVLLKDQKILVSDNLHILSNRLRFKKPWIFTIAKEVLINALKYSPDKSSVLILVLRIGDELQFKVINDPPFSGYIQDFHEDLVFEPFYRGVKFMDERFDQEQFGMGLGLPVVKKLVELQNGKVHLQTMNLNLDDARKEGICLTMRFPVIE from the coding sequence TTGGATTCCCTCGTACGCAATTTACTATCACCTGCTATTCTCACCGAAGAAAACGGCAAAATTTTAGAATCCAATGACAAGTTTGCCGAGTTGATCGGCAAAGAGTTGGATGCAACTTTTGATTACCATGATTGGATCCACCCCGTAGACAGAGAGCATGAGGCTTCTTTATGGGAAAAAGATCCAAGTCTCAAACATTATGAAATGATAAAACGTCTGAAAAACACGGACGAGATCTACCTAGCCTATCATACCGTTACTTCCAAAACGACGGATGGAAAATTACTAACTCTATTTCTTCCTATGGAAACTAAACTTCCTTCCGATTTTAAGAATATTTCCATTCATCCTACCGGAGAAAGTGTGAAGAAGGCTGAGATCGAGATTTATCGAAAAGCCTTGGAAATTTTCGATTGGAAACAATCTCTCAAGGATAGATATTCTTCCACTGCATGGATGGATTCCGCTATCAAACAGATTAATATCACTTTGATGCAAGGAACTGGAGTAGGAAGTTTGATGAGCGTTCTTTCTATGATACTTTCCAAAGCAAAGAAGAAAGAAGGCGCAGAATTCGTGGAAATTCGTTCTAATCTTTTCGATCTTTTACAAGACGGGGTAGCAAGCGCTTCCAGATTTACTAAATTTTTATCTTCTGCACAGGCACTTTTCGAAGAGAGCGAAACTCCTGAGGAAATAGGAACAGTAGCGGAATTTGTGGACATATTGAGGGAGGTGATAGACGATATCAGGCCTTCTGTGCTTCTTAAGGATCAAAAGATCCTAGTATCAGATAATTTGCATATTCTTTCTAATCGTTTGAGATTTAAGAAACCTTGGATATTTACTATCGCTAAAGAAGTTTTGATCAATGCATTAAAATATTCTCCCGACAAATCCAGTGTTCTAATCCTAGTGCTTAGGATCGGAGATGAACTACAATTTAAGGTGATCAATGATCCTCCATTTTCAGGTTATATACAGGATTTTCATGAGGATCTTGTATTTGAACCTTTTTATAGAGGGGTCAAATTTATGGACGAACGTTTCGACCAGGAACAATTTGGAATGGGCCTTGGACTCCCTGTCGTTAAAAAGTTAGTAGAACTACAAAATGGAAAAGTGCATCTGCAGACAATGAACCTAAATCTGGACGATGCCAGAAAAGAAGGGATCTGTCTTACGATGCGCTTTCCAGTCATAGAATAG